A genome region from Tolypothrix sp. PCC 7712 includes the following:
- a CDS encoding tetratricopeptide repeat protein, whose product MALDLTDWDRDLPSEGEEEYQALVRTLNFTEGFGLLFVRCSPAEGEQLIIKVKEDITNKNIEVLRLEQAVDNLYEIIDNLDNKEKINILFITGLEHSFYEYEECKSLMGWNSKDIYSYSWKGVPPVLINLNQQRERFKENFNICFVFLLPIFAIKYFIQRAPDFFDWRSGLFEFPIDSETLEQESSRIMQDGDEEKYLNLTPEERTQQIIAIQALIAEDHQTPDRQYDLLIKLGKLHSAGKDYKEAIYTYEKALEIKPDTSDTWYHLGNSLRNLGRNQEAIFAYDKAVEIKPNYHHAWNNRGYALQNLGRNQEAITSYNKALEINPNYYYAWSFRGIALDNLGCYEEAIDSYDQAVAIKPNDNYAWYFRGITLGNLGRYEEAIASYDKALEIKPDDHYAWNSRGIALGNLGRYEEAIASYDKALEIKPDDHYDWYNRGIALDDLGRHEEAIASYDKVLEINPDYHKVWKKRGRSLTKLGRYEDANINYNQAAEFLIDDGFFWYFRAYSLYYSGQYKEALASFEIAINSTINKFDNNYSWVTHYQRILINFTSDPSYLFWYGKGICLWKLHFYKEALASFKKVFFNSYLYQDCFSIFKAVFKAIYQKNFGLKEVKYALTDFLEKSGFKH is encoded by the coding sequence ATGGCATTAGATCTGACGGATTGGGATAGGGATTTACCCTCAGAAGGAGAGGAAGAATATCAAGCCTTAGTCCGTACTCTTAATTTTACAGAAGGTTTTGGCTTATTATTTGTCCGTTGCTCTCCGGCTGAAGGTGAGCAGTTAATTATTAAAGTCAAAGAAGATATTACTAATAAAAATATTGAAGTTCTACGACTTGAGCAAGCCGTCGATAATTTATATGAAATAATTGATAATTTAGATAATAAAGAAAAAATAAATATTTTATTTATTACAGGGTTAGAGCATTCATTTTATGAATATGAAGAATGCAAAAGCTTGATGGGTTGGAATAGTAAAGATATTTATTCATATAGTTGGAAGGGCGTACCACCTGTTTTAATTAACCTCAATCAACAGCGAGAACGGTTTAAAGAGAACTTTAATATCTGTTTTGTATTCTTGCTACCGATATTTGCAATTAAATATTTTATTCAACGTGCGCCTGATTTTTTTGATTGGCGTTCAGGCTTGTTTGAATTTCCTATAGATTCAGAAACTTTAGAACAAGAGTCATCACGTATAATGCAGGATGGAGATGAAGAAAAATATCTCAACTTAACCCCAGAAGAAAGAACTCAACAAATCATAGCAATTCAGGCATTAATAGCAGAAGACCATCAAACACCTGACCGTCAATATGATCTATTGATTAAATTGGGAAAATTACATTCTGCTGGAAAGGATTACAAAGAAGCGATTTACACTTACGAAAAAGCATTAGAAATTAAACCTGATACATCCGATACGTGGTATCATCTGGGCAATTCACTAAGAAATTTAGGGCGTAATCAAGAAGCGATTTTTGCATACGACAAAGCAGTGGAAATTAAACCTAATTACCACCACGCTTGGAATAACCGTGGGTATGCGCTACAAAATTTAGGACGCAATCAAGAAGCGATCACTTCTTACAATAAGGCTTTGGAAATTAATCCTAATTACTACTATGCTTGGAGCTTTAGAGGGATTGCACTAGATAATCTAGGATGCTATGAAGAAGCAATTGATTCTTATGATCAAGCAGTTGCTATTAAACCTAATGATAACTATGCTTGGTATTTTCGAGGGATTACACTAGGGAACTTAGGACGTTATGAAGAAGCGATCGCGTCTTATGACAAAGCTCTGGAAATTAAACCTGATGATCACTATGCTTGGAACAGTAGGGGGATTGCGCTAGGGAATTTAGGACGTTATGAAGAAGCCATTGCCTCTTATGACAAAGCTCTGGAAATTAAACCTGATGATCACTATGATTGGTACAACCGGGGAATTGCATTAGATGATTTAGGACGGCATGAAGAAGCCATTGCCTCTTATGACAAAGTATTAGAAATAAACCCAGATTATCATAAAGTATGGAAGAAAAGAGGTCGTTCATTAACAAAATTAGGTCGTTATGAAGACGCGAACATTAACTATAACCAAGCTGCCGAGTTTCTAATTGATGATGGTTTTTTTTGGTATTTTAGAGCATATTCATTGTATTACTCTGGTCAATATAAAGAGGCACTTGCAAGCTTTGAAATAGCTATTAATAGTACCATAAATAAATTTGATAATAATTATTCCTGGGTTACACATTATCAACGAATTTTAATTAATTTTACATCTGATCCCTCCTATTTATTCTGGTATGGTAAAGGTATATGTCTTTGGAAATTGCACTTTTATAAGGAAGCTTTGGCTAGCTTTAAAAAAGTTTTCTTTAACTCTTACTTGTATCAAGATTGCTTCAGCATATTTAAAGCTGTATTTAAGGCTATTTACCAGAAAAATTTTGGCTTGAAAGAAGTAAAATATGCTCTTACTGATTTTTTAGAGAAAAGCGGTTTCAAGCATTGA
- a CDS encoding DUF433 domain-containing protein has protein sequence MTATPFIHKQYVEWRENGYWIKDSRVYLDSVVYAFLNGTSPESIIQSFPVLKLEQVYGAITFYLANQSAIDAYLQAGEAEFEKLRQASKEQNAALYNKLLAAKGDHQ, from the coding sequence ATGACAGCAACACCATTCATTCACAAGCAGTATGTTGAGTGGAGAGAAAACGGTTACTGGATTAAGGACAGTCGTGTTTATTTAGACTCTGTTGTTTATGCTTTCTTGAATGGTACATCACCGGAAAGTATCATTCAAAGTTTTCCAGTATTAAAGCTTGAGCAAGTTTATGGTGCTATTACATTTTACTTAGCAAATCAGTCAGCAATTGATGCTTATTTGCAAGCTGGTGAAGCTGAGTTTGAGAAACTGCGTCAAGCTTCAAAGGAACAGAATGCTGCATTGTATAATAAGTTGCTTGCTGCTAAAGGCGATCATCAATGA
- a CDS encoding AAA family ATPase, with the protein MTQDFALLKRIYNAFDPFRPLPAGDPAYVDCTEVRGDGDILVEVGREILYSDRMTSQLYAGHRGAGKSTELLRLQKYLDEQGCFVVYFAADEQDIDPEDAQYTDILLACTRHLLEALKDSTSPASLLNWLSERWQDLKDLALTEVSLQSLSIEGQISQFAKLTANLRTEPTQRQKIRERVNPHTITLIAALNEFIQDAKKHLPTGYSQLVLIADNLDRIVPIPQEDGRSNHDQIFIDRSEQLQALDCHLLYTIPISLLYSNRAADLANIYGNTQVLPMIMVQTPDNQPYQRGINKVTEILQKRLSLIDPSLSIVDMFEQREALERLCLMSGGHVRNLLLLMKEAIKYTNSLPIPTRALQRSFSELRNTYRNTVFANEWEALANVYHSKEIENDPLYRGLLFNRCILEYRYLNGDGESQVWYDIHPLVKGIKEFQDTFNRFYPA; encoded by the coding sequence ATGACGCAGGATTTTGCATTATTAAAGCGGATATACAATGCTTTTGACCCATTTCGCCCCTTACCCGCAGGAGATCCGGCTTATGTTGATTGTACAGAAGTGCGGGGAGATGGGGACATATTAGTAGAAGTCGGCAGAGAGATTTTATATTCAGATAGAATGACCTCGCAACTGTATGCAGGTCATCGCGGTGCGGGGAAATCTACAGAATTGCTGCGGTTACAAAAATATTTAGATGAGCAAGGTTGCTTTGTAGTTTATTTTGCCGCCGATGAGCAAGATATTGATCCAGAAGATGCCCAATATACTGATATTCTTTTAGCTTGTACCCGCCACTTACTAGAAGCATTAAAAGATAGCACTTCTCCAGCTAGTTTGTTGAACTGGTTAAGCGAGCGTTGGCAAGATTTAAAAGATTTAGCATTAACTGAAGTTTCCTTACAAAGCTTAAGTATAGAAGGACAAATTTCTCAATTTGCCAAATTAACAGCAAACTTGCGAACAGAACCCACTCAACGCCAAAAAATTCGCGAGCGAGTCAACCCGCATACAATTACTTTGATTGCTGCTTTAAATGAATTTATTCAAGATGCTAAAAAGCACTTACCTACAGGATATTCTCAACTTGTATTAATTGCTGATAACTTAGACCGGATTGTACCCATACCTCAAGAAGATGGACGCAGCAATCACGACCAAATTTTTATCGACCGTAGTGAGCAACTGCAAGCTTTAGACTGTCATTTGCTGTACACAATACCCATTTCTTTGCTGTATTCTAATCGCGCCGCAGACCTAGCGAATATTTATGGTAATACTCAAGTATTGCCGATGATTATGGTGCAAACACCAGATAATCAACCATATCAACGGGGAATTAATAAAGTTACAGAAATCCTGCAAAAGCGTCTTAGTTTAATCGACCCAAGTTTATCTATTGTCGATATGTTTGAGCAGCGAGAAGCTTTAGAAAGACTATGCTTGATGAGTGGAGGTCACGTGCGAAATTTATTATTATTAATGAAGGAGGCGATTAAATACACTAACAGCCTACCCATTCCTACCAGAGCCTTACAGCGCTCATTTAGCGAGTTACGAAATACTTACCGAAATACAGTTTTTGCTAATGAATGGGAAGCGCTAGCAAATGTATATCATTCTAAAGAAATAGAAAACGATCCATTGTATCGAGGTTTATTATTTAATCGCTGTATTTTAGAATATCGTTATTTAAATGGAGATGGAGAAAGTCAAGTTTGGTATGATATTCATCCTCTCGTCAAAGGAATTAAGGAATTCCAAGATACATTTAATCGATTTTATCCGGCATAG